The Salvia splendens isolate huo1 chromosome 21, SspV2, whole genome shotgun sequence genome includes a window with the following:
- the LOC121783176 gene encoding 8-hydroxygeraniol dehydrogenase-like, translating into MAKSHETEHPVKAFGLAATDSSGHLSPFKFSRRATGDDDVQFKVLYCGICHTDLHYLKNEWGVTQYPIVPGHEIVGVVTEVGKKVEKVKVGDRVGVGCMVGSCRSCESCQEDLENYCPKIIPTYAAPYHDGTITYGGYSDIMVADEHFIVRIPDNMPLDAAAPLLCAGITTYSPMRYFGLDKPGMHIGVVGLGGLGHVAVKFAKAFGCKVTVISTSLSKKDEALSHLGADSFLISKDADEMQGAVGTMDGIIDTVSAHHALMPLIGLLKAHGKLIMVGAPDKPLELPVFPLLAGRKMISGSGIGGMKETQEMIDYAAKHNIKADIELISADYVNTALERLTKADVKYRFVIDVANTLTQS; encoded by the exons ATGGCGAAATCACACGAAACAGAGCACCCTGTGAAGGCATTTGGATTGGCTGCCACAGACTCATCTGGCCATCTCTCTCCTTTCAAATTCTCTAGAAG GGCGACTGGTGATGATGATGTGCAATTCAAAGTGTTGTATTGTGGGATATGCCACACCGATCTTCATTACCTCAAAAACGAGTGGGGCGTCACTCAATATCCAATTGTACCTGG GCATGAGATCGTTGGTGTGGTAACAGAGGTGGGAAAAAAGGTTGAGAAGGTCAAGGTCGGAGACAGAGTTGGTGTGGGATGCATGGTCGGATCGTGTCGATCATGTGAGAGCTGCCAGGAAGATCTTGAGAATTACTGCCCCAAGATCATCCCCACTTACGCTGCTCCCTACCACGATGGCACCATCACGTATGGTGGTTACTCTGATATCATGGTTGCTGACGAGCATTTCATTGTTCGTATTCCCGACAACATGCCATTGGATGCAGCTGCTCCTCTTCTATGTGCAGGCATCACCACCTACAGCCCCATGAGATACTTTGGACTAGACAAGCCCGGGATGCACATTGGAGTTGTTGGTTTGGGTGGACTAGGCCATGTCGCTGTTAAATTTGCCAAGGCTTTCGGTTGCAAGGTCACAGTCATTAGTACTTCCCTCAGCAAAAAGGACGAAGCGCTTTCGCATTTGGGCGCAGATTCATTCTTGATCAGTAAAGATGCTGATGAAATGCAG GGTGCGGTGGGAACAATGGATGGTATAATTGATACAGTATCAGCTCATCATGCCTTGATGCCACTCATTGGCCTCTTGAAGGCTCACGGAAAGCTCATCATGGTTGGCGCCCCAGATAAGCCTCTTGAGCTACCTGTGTTTCCTCTACTTGCAG GGAGAAAGATGATATCAGGGAGTGGGATTGGAGGAATGAAAGAGACCCAAGAAATGATTGATTATGCAGCCAAGCACAATATAAAGGCAGATATTGAACTAATTTCAGCAGACTACGTTAACACTGCATTAGAGCGGCTGACCAAGGCTGATGTGAAGTATCGCTTTGTGATAGATGTTGCCAACACCCTCACACAATCTTGA